From one Streptomyces chromofuscus genomic stretch:
- a CDS encoding catalase, whose translation MTDVSGTGPAPGDDRRVLTNRQGHPVYDNQNQRTVGARGPATLENYQFLEKISHFDRERIPERVVHARGVTAYGFFEAYGSWGDEPISRYTRAKLFQERGNRTDLAVRFSTVIGGRDSSEAARDPRGFAVKFYTEDGNWDLVGNNLGVFFIRDAIKFPDVIHALKPDPVTFEQQPRRIFDFMSQTPESMHMLVNLFSPRGIPADYRHMQGFGVNTYKWVNAEGNTVLVKYHWMPKQGVRSMTEEDAANVQADSLGHATKDLYEAVSRGDYPAWELLVQMMEDHEHPELDFDPLDDTKTWPEQDFPPKPVGRMVLDRMPDNFFAENEQISFGTGVLVDGLDFSDDKMLVGRTFSYSDTQRYRVGPNYLQLPVNQAKNADVRTNQRDGLMTYHVDGAGENPHVNYEPSLTGGLREAQYPAHDEQGPEIHGRLTRKRIPRTNDYMQAGQRYLLMEEWERDDLVRNFTDLLSQCDRPVQERMVWHFLLVENDLGLRVGEGLGIGPEDVAGLEPLAGQDLTDEDRKRLGNLGKNPPRDVTGLTMTHCVPNERHVVTR comes from the coding sequence ATGACGGACGTATCCGGAACCGGACCCGCTCCGGGTGACGACCGCAGGGTGCTGACCAATCGCCAGGGCCACCCGGTCTACGACAACCAGAACCAGCGCACGGTCGGCGCCCGCGGCCCCGCCACCCTGGAGAACTACCAGTTCCTGGAGAAGATCAGCCACTTCGACCGCGAGCGCATCCCCGAGCGCGTCGTGCACGCCCGCGGCGTCACGGCCTACGGCTTCTTCGAGGCCTACGGCAGCTGGGGTGACGAGCCGATCAGCCGCTACACCCGGGCCAAACTGTTCCAGGAACGCGGCAATCGCACCGACCTGGCCGTCCGCTTCTCCACCGTCATCGGCGGACGCGACTCGTCCGAGGCCGCCCGCGACCCCCGCGGCTTCGCCGTGAAGTTCTACACCGAGGACGGCAACTGGGACCTCGTCGGCAACAACCTGGGCGTCTTCTTCATCCGCGACGCGATCAAGTTCCCGGACGTCATCCACGCCCTCAAGCCCGACCCGGTCACCTTCGAGCAGCAGCCGCGCCGCATCTTCGACTTCATGTCGCAGACGCCCGAGTCGATGCACATGCTCGTCAACCTGTTCAGCCCGCGCGGCATCCCCGCGGACTACCGCCACATGCAGGGCTTCGGCGTGAACACGTACAAGTGGGTCAACGCCGAGGGCAACACCGTTCTCGTCAAGTACCACTGGATGCCCAAGCAGGGCGTGCGTTCCATGACCGAGGAGGACGCCGCCAACGTGCAGGCCGACTCCCTGGGTCACGCCACCAAGGACCTGTACGAGGCGGTCTCCCGCGGCGACTACCCCGCGTGGGAGCTCCTGGTCCAGATGATGGAGGACCACGAGCACCCGGAGCTGGACTTCGACCCGCTCGACGACACCAAGACCTGGCCCGAGCAGGACTTCCCGCCGAAGCCGGTGGGCCGGATGGTGCTCGACCGGATGCCGGACAACTTCTTCGCCGAGAACGAGCAGATCTCCTTCGGCACCGGCGTCCTCGTCGACGGCCTGGACTTCTCGGACGACAAGATGCTGGTGGGCCGGACCTTTTCCTACAGCGACACCCAGCGCTACCGGGTCGGCCCGAACTATCTCCAACTCCCCGTCAACCAGGCCAAGAACGCCGATGTGCGCACCAACCAGCGTGACGGCCTGATGACGTACCACGTGGACGGCGCGGGCGAGAACCCGCACGTCAACTACGAGCCGTCCCTCACCGGCGGTCTGCGCGAGGCGCAGTACCCGGCCCACGACGAGCAGGGCCCGGAGATCCACGGCAGGCTCACCCGCAAGCGGATCCCGCGTACCAACGACTACATGCAGGCCGGTCAGCGCTACCTGCTCATGGAGGAGTGGGAGCGCGACGACCTGGTGCGGAACTTCACCGATCTGCTGTCCCAGTGCGACCGCCCCGTGCAGGAGCGCATGGTCTGGCACTTCCTGCTGGTCGAGAACGACCTCGGCCTGCGCGTCGGCGAGGGCCTCGGCATCGGCCCCGAGGACGTCGCCGGTCTCGAGCCGCTGGCCGGCCAGGACCTCACGGACGAGGACCGCAAGCGGCTGGGCAACCTGGGCAAGAACCCGCCGCGTGATGTCACGGGCCTGACCATGACCCACTGTGTACCCAACGAGCGGCACGTCGTGACGCGCTGA
- a CDS encoding helix-turn-helix domain-containing protein — protein MTRTIPDVKNTVALALTDGMLPFELAMAQEVFGSAPAEVAEPWYDLVVCGPGPVRVGRFLLEPDHGLDRLPHAGTVIVPGWADVDQAPPAALVDAVRAAHEAGARVASLCTGAFVLAAAGLLDGLRATTHWAHTQVLADRHPRIEVDPDVLYVDNGRVLTSAGKAAAMDLCLHLVRLDRGSSIANTVARRLVVPPHRDGGQAQFVTTPVPAPDNHPLAALLPWALERLDQPLTVEDLARRARMSSRNLGRHFRAATGTTPLQWLLTQRIRHAQALLETTDDSVDTIAAATGMGTATTLRRHFHRTVGVPPDTYRRTFRARNRPGPLPQQTSA, from the coding sequence ATTCCGGACGTGAAGAACACTGTCGCGCTGGCGCTCACGGACGGGATGCTCCCCTTCGAACTGGCGATGGCCCAGGAGGTGTTCGGCTCCGCCCCGGCCGAGGTGGCGGAGCCCTGGTACGACCTCGTGGTCTGCGGGCCGGGTCCCGTGCGGGTGGGCCGGTTCCTGCTGGAGCCCGACCACGGCCTCGACCGGCTCCCGCATGCCGGCACCGTGATCGTCCCGGGCTGGGCCGACGTCGACCAGGCGCCGCCCGCCGCCCTGGTAGACGCGGTGCGCGCCGCCCACGAGGCCGGCGCACGCGTGGCCTCCCTGTGCACCGGCGCGTTCGTGCTGGCGGCCGCCGGCCTGCTGGACGGGCTCCGCGCGACCACGCACTGGGCGCACACCCAGGTCCTGGCCGACCGCCACCCCCGAATCGAGGTCGACCCGGACGTGCTCTACGTCGACAACGGCCGCGTGCTCACCTCCGCCGGCAAGGCCGCGGCCATGGACCTGTGCCTGCACCTGGTCCGCCTCGACCGCGGTTCGTCGATCGCCAACACGGTCGCCCGCCGCCTTGTCGTCCCGCCGCACCGGGACGGCGGACAGGCCCAGTTCGTCACCACCCCGGTGCCCGCCCCGGACAACCACCCCCTGGCCGCGCTGCTGCCCTGGGCACTCGAACGACTCGACCAGCCGCTGACCGTGGAGGACCTGGCGCGCCGGGCGAGGATGAGCTCGCGCAACCTGGGCCGCCACTTCAGGGCCGCGACCGGCACCACCCCGCTGCAGTGGCTGCTGACCCAACGGATCCGCCACGCCCAGGCGTTGCTGGAGACCACCGACGACAGCGTCGACACCATCGCGGCGGCCACGGGGATGGGCACCGCCACGACACTGCGCAGGCACTTCCATCGCACGGTCGGCGTGCCTCCGGACACCTACCGCCGCACCTTCCGTGCGAGGAACCGGCCCGGGCCCCTGCCGCAGCAGACCAGCGCCTGA